DNA from Campylobacter lari:
AATTAATGGATGTAAATTTAAGCGAAACTTTCAATACCGATAAAAACGCTTATTTGCAAATGATATATAACAAAACAGCCGTTTTAATCGAAGCTAGTGCAAGATGTGGGGCTATACTTGCTAATTTAAATGAAGATGATTTTGCAGAATATGGTAAAAACTTGGGCTTGGCTTTTCAAATCGTAGATGATATTTTAGATATCAAAGGCGATGAACAAACCTTAGGCAAACCCGCCATGAATGATTTTAAAGAAGGTAAAACCACCCTTGCTTATATGTATTTATATGAAAAATTAAATCCACAAGATCAAGAAATACTTAAGTCTTATTACAAGAAAGATTTAAATATAGATGAACTTACTTGGATTAAAAATAAAATGCAAGAGCATGAAATTTTTAATCAAATTGGTCAAGAATTAAACACCTATGCAAATAATGCCTTAAAAGCCATAGAAAAATACAATATAAAAGATTTAGAAGATATTATTAAAAGTATGATAGAAAGGGAATTTTAATGCATTATTATTGTATCAGTTTTACGCACAAAAATACAGATATTGCTACTAGAGAAAAACTTTCCTTTTCCAATGAAGATAAAAAAAGAGAACTATTAAGATTAATCCATACTAATAATAAAATTCTAGAAAGTTTAGTGCTTAGCACTTGCAATAGAGTTGAAATTTTTCTTTTTATCGGAGAAATTGAAAGTATCAATGAACATATTTTAAAAACACTTAGTTTGCTTTGTGGGGTTGATAAAGAAAATTTAAGCACAAAAGCTGATTTTTATGAAGATAGTGGGGCTATCCATCATTTATTTTCTGTGGCAAGTTCACTTGATAGTTTAGTTATTGGAGAAACACAAATTGCTGGACAATTAAAAGATGCTTATAAATTTGCTCTACAAGAACAAAGATGTGGTGTGCATTTAACTAGAGCAGTCCATTATGCTTTTAAATGTGCAGCAAATATTAGAAATCAAACTGAAATTTCCAAAAATCCTATTTCAGTTGCTTCAGTAGCGGTAGCAAAAGCCAAAGAGCTTATAAATTTAGAAAATAAAACTGCAGTTGTAGTGGGTGCAGGGGAAATGAGTGAGTTAGCCTGTAAACATTTATTAAATGCTAAAGCTAAAGTGTTGATTTTAAATCGAGATATACACAATGCCCAAAAACTTTGTGAGGATTTAGGTGAAAATGCAAATTGCGAAAGTATCGCAAATTTAAAAGAAGCATTAAATAAATATGAGATATTTTTTAGTGCCACAAACGCTCCACATGCTATCATAACCAATGACATATTAGAAGAAAAAGATTATAAAAGATATTTTTTTGATATAGCAGTGCCTAGGGATATTGATGTAAAAGCAAATGAAAAAAATATAGTTTATGCTGTTGATGATTTAGAAGAAGTTGTAAGAAAAAATTTAACACTAAGAGAACATCAAGCCCAGATTGCTTATTCTATAGTAGGCGCTATGACAAATGAGTTTTTCCAACATCTAAGCAAACTAGCAACCTTACCTTTGGTTAAGCAATTACGCTTGCAAGCTGATGAAATCGCTAAAGAACAATTACAAAAGGCCATAGATAAAGGATATTTAAAACACTCAAATCATGAAGAAGCAAGAAAGCTTATAAGACAGGTGATGAATGCATTTTTACATCATCCTAGTGTAAATTTAAAAAAACTAAGTGGAACTATGCAAAATGACTCTGTTGTAAATGCCATGCGTTATGTGTTTGATTTAAAAAATGAAAGCATGGAAGGTTTAAACTTCTATAAATGTGAATTTAATTTGGAGAATAATCATGAAATTTAGTAAATTTTATGCCATAAGCACAAAAGAAAATCCAAAAGATGCTACCCTGCCAAGTCATATATTTTTAGTTAAGGGTGCTTTTGTAGAACAAATTGGAAGTGGTTTGTATAATTTTTTACCTTTAGGAAAAAGAGTTTTAGATAAGATTAAAAATATCATCAAAGAAGAAATGGATAAAGCAGGGGCTTTAGAAGTAAATTTAAGTTTTAATACCCCAGCTGAACTTTGGAAAGAAAGTGGGAGATTTAATGTTTTTGGTAAAGAGCTTTTACGCTTTAAAGATAGAAAAGAAAATGATTTTGTCTTAGGACCAACCCATGAAGAAGCCATAGTAGCTTTGGTTAGAAATAAAGTAAATTCTTACAAACAACTTCCTTTGCATTTATATCAAATAGGACTTAAATTTAGAGATGAGGCTAGACCTAGATTTGGACTTTTAAGATGTAGAGAATTTTTAATGAAAGATGGTTATAGTTTTCATAGCAGTGAAGCTGATTTAGACAAAGAATTTAATCTTATGCATGAAACTTATAGTAAAATTCTTACAAGATTAGGGCTTGAATTTAGAGCTGTTGAAGCTGATAGTGGGGCTATTGGTGGAAGCGGTTCAAAAGAATTTATGGTTTTGGCTAAAAATGGCGAAGATGATATATTATTATGCGAGCATTGTGATTATGCTGCAAATATTGAAGCAGCAAAAAGAGCTAAAAAAAGTTGTGAAGATGAAAGGCCAGAAGCTGATTTTGCTACACAATTTCACACTCCAAATGTAAAAACTATAGAAGAATTAGCGGAATTTTTTAAAATTAATCCTTACTATACTGTTAAAGCTATTGCTAAAAAAGCTATTTATGAAAATGAAGAAAAAATTGTAGTATTTTTTATACGCGGCGATGATGAACTGCAAGAAGTTAAAGCACTAAATGCAGCAAATGCATTAGAATTAGTTGATGTAAGTGAAGAAGAATTAGAAAAAGCAGGTTTGGTACCAGGATTTATCGGCTTTGTAGGATTAAATGGAGTTGATTTTTATATTGATCGTGAGCTTGAAAATGAAACAAATATGATTATTGGAGCAAATAAAAAAGATTATCATTTAGTCGGAATCAATGTTGTAAATTTAAATAAAGAACGCTTTAAAGATCTTGCAGCAGTTAAAGAGCATGATCTTTGTCCAAAATGTCAGCACAAGCTTAAGCAAAGCAAAGGTATTGAAGTAGGGCATATTTTTAAACTTGGAAATAAATACTCAAAAGCAATGAATGCAAGCTATTTAGATGAAAATGGTAAAGCTCAATTTTTCACTATGGGTTGTTATGGTATGGGAGTGAGCCGTTTAGTAGCTGTCGCCATAGAAGCAAGCCATGATGAAAAAGGTTGTATTTGGAATAAAACTCTAGCTCCTTTTGTTTTAGATATTATCGTTTCTAATATAAAAGATACAAAAGCTATGGAATTTGCCGAGCAAATTTATACTCATTTTAAAGATAAAGAAATTTTGTTTGATGATAGAAATGAGCGTTTTGGTGTAAAGATTAATGATTTTGAATTAATGGGCTTTCCTTATGCTTTAGTTATAGGTAAAGGCTTAGAAAGCGATGAAGTAGAGTTAATCCATAGAAATACCTTAGAAAAACAAGTTTTAAAAACCCAAGAAGTAATTTCACACTTAGAGAAAATTTTATGATAGCAAAAACAAATTTAAGTGCTTTTTTGATTTTAGAATTGATTGCTAGTATTTTATTTATAGTCTTTTTTGGTTTTTTAAATTTTTTTATGATAGTTTTTGCAAGTATGTTTTTAGGAGCAATGTTTTTAGCAAAGACTTGGACAAATCTCATCACTATGCAAAATGCCAATACTAATTTATTTGGTATGATTAAATTATTTTCCTTAACTATAGTTGGAATTTTACTTTTAATACCAGGAATTTTAAGCACATTTTTGGGAATTTTACTCTTATTTTTTATGATGATATTAAAATTATTTACAAAACAAAAAAGAAAATATCATCAAACAAACAACGAAGAAGAAATCATAGATGTAGAAATCATACAGGAGCATAAAAAATGCAATTAATCATCGCAACAAGAAAAAGCCAACTTGCATTATGGCAAAGTGAGTATATAAAAAATAAATTATTACAAACACATTCTGATTTAGAAATCTCTTTAGAGGGTTTTAAAACTAAAGGTGATGTTTTACTTGATTCTCCTTTAGCTAAAATAGGTGGAAAAGGACTTTTTACAAAAGAACTTGAAGAAAGTATGTTAAGAGGTGATTCACACTTAGCTGTGCATAGCTTAAAAGATGTGCCAAGCTTCTTTCCTGATGGCTTAGTTTTAGCTGCTATTTCAAAAAGAGAAGTGGTAAATGATGCTTTTTTAAGTGAGTATTATGAAAGCTTAAATGCTCTTCCAAAAGGTGCAAAAGTAGGCACTACAAGTCTTAGAAGAAGAATGCAGCTTTTAGCGTTAAGACCTGATTTAAATATCATTTCTTTAAGAGGTAATATCAACTCACGCTTAGAAAAACTTAAAGCTAAGGAATTTGATGCTATTATTTTAGCTCTAGCTGGCATTAAACGCTTGGATTTAGATAAAGAAATAAAGTACATTAGGGCTTTTGAGCTTGATGAGATGATACCTGCAGCTTCTCAAGGAGCTTTAGGTATAGAAAGCATTGATGATAAACAAATTTTAAAATACCTTGAATGCTTAAACGATAAAAATGCCTTTGTAGAAACTTATATAGAAAGAGATTTTATAAGAACCCTAGAAGGTGGTTGTCAAGTACCTATAGGAATTAATGCAAAAATCATTGATGAAAAAATAGAAATTCGCGCCATAGTGGGCTTACCCGATGCAAGTAAAATTTTAAAAGAAAAAAGAGTGATTGATAAGCAAAATTACTCAAATGCAGGCGAGCTTTTAGCCAAAGAAATGATAGCAAAAGGTGCAAAAGAAATTTTAAAAGAAGCAGAGAGTATGATATAAATGCAAAAATTCGTAGAGCTTTTAGAAAAAAATAATTTATTAAAAACCATCCATGAGCCAGTAGATGTAGAACTTGAAATGGCACATTTAGCTTATATAGAAGTTAAAAAAGAAGACTCTAAAGCCTTGCTTTTTACTAATGCAGTAAAAAATGGCAAAAAATACGATTATCCTGTATTATTAAATACTTTTTGCAGCAAAAAAGCTTTAAATTTAGCATTTGGAAAAGATTATGAAGATGTAGCTAAAGAAATTAGCTCTTTACTTAAAATGCACATACCGCAAAGCTTTGGTGCGAAATTAAATTTTTTCAAAACCTTGCTTGATTTAAAAAATATCCCACCAAAACGCATCAAAAAAGATGGAGAATTTAACTACAAAAGCTTAAATTCTTTATATGAAATACCTATTTTAAAAACTTGGGAAAAAGACGCTGCACCTTTTATCACTATGGGGCAAGTTTATACTCAAAGCATAGATGAAAAACAAAATAATCTTGGAATGTATCGCTTGCAAGTAGTTGATGAAAAAACCTTGCTTATGCATTGGCAAATTCACAAAGACGCGAGCCACTTTTTCCATGAGTATAAAAAAGCAAATCAAAAAATGCCAGTAAGTATAGCCATAGGTGGAGATCCTTTATATATTTGGTGTGCTCAAGCGCCTTTACCAAAAGGTATTTTTGAACTTTTACTTTATGGTTTTATTAAGAAAAAACCTGCTATTTTGGCAAAATGCAAAAGCAATCACCTCTATGTGCCTTATGATAGTGATTTTGTGATTGAAGGTTTTGTAGATCCAAATGAATTTGCACCCGAGGGGCCTTTTGGAGATCATACAGGCTTTTATACTCCTGTTGAACTTTGTCCTGTCTTAAAAGTAGAAAAAATCTTTGTTAAAAAAAATGCGATTTATCAAGCTACGGTTGTAGGAAAACCGCCTTTAGAAGATAAATACATGGGGCTTGGCACAGAAAGAGTTTTTCTACCTTTACTTCAAACTAACGCACCTGATTTGATAGATTATAACATGCCTGAAAATGGAGTTTTTCATAATTTAATCTTAGCCAAAATAGAAGCAAAATATCCAGCTCATGCAAAACAAGTAATGCATACTTTTTGGGGAGTAGGGCAAATGAGTTTTGTAAAACATGCTATTTTTGTCGATGAAAATGCACCTTGCTTGCAAGATTATGACAAGCTCATACCTTATATACTTAATCGCTTTGATGAAGAAAAATTACTCATAAGTGAAGGAATTTGCGATCAACTCGATCATGCTTCAAGCACTTATTGTTACGGTGGTAAAGCAGGGCTTGATGCGTGTGGCGATGAGAAAAAAGTTGAACTTGAAATTCTAAGTGATGAAACTTTGTTTTCACTTTTTAAAGAAAAAGATCAAAATATTTTAAAATTAAAACAATTTTACACCCAAACCTTTGCTCCAATTTGTGTGATCTTAATTGATAAAAAAGAAAAAATTGCTCAAATTTTTGAAAAACTACAAATTTATAAAAAACATTTTAGAATTTTAGTTTTTTTAGATTCAGATGCTATTTTGGAAAATCCTTATATGTTAATTTGGCGTGTGGTAAATAATATTGATGCAAAAAGAGATATATTTATCAAAAAAGATTGTGTTGCAATTGATGCGACAAATAAAGGATCATTAGAAGATTATCATAAAGAATGGCCTTTAATGACAAATTGCTCCAAAGAAGTTATAGACAGACTTATTGCAAAAAAATTACTTGTAAATGATGAAAAATTCTTCAAAAAGTTTGAAATTTTTTAATTTTAAACTTTTTGAGAACACTTTTTGCTTATTAAATATATATATTTTTAATTTAAATATTAAGTTTTTTAAAATTGTGTCGATAGTGTGTTTTAGAGTCTTTTAAAAAGGAGTTTAAAATGGACATTAGCAATATTCAAAGGGATACAAATATAACTCATTTTAACACAAAAAGTGTTGAAAAGCCATCTCAAGAGAATAAGCAACAGGTTGATTTAAATGATCAAGATGAGAATTTAAATGAAAAATTAAAAAACGCAACAGAAAAACTTAATAGACAAATGGAAACATTGGAAACAAATGTGCGTTTTGCGTATAATGATAAAATAAATGAAATGTATGTAAATGTCACCGAAAAAGACACAGGTAGATTAATACGCAAAATTCCTAGTGAAGAAGTTATGAAATTAATAGAACATTTTAAAGGTGTTATTGGCACCATTTTTGATAAGGAGAGTTAATCATGGCAGTAGGTAGTTTAGGAAGTTTAGGTATAGGTTCGGGAGTTTTAACAAGCGATACACTTAATAAGCTTAAAGAAGCAGAAATGAATGCTCACTTAAAGCTTTATAACACACAACTTGAAACTAACACTTCAAGACAAAAAGACTTAGCAGAGCTTGAAGCTAAACTACTTGCTTTTCAAACTGCTGTAAATAGTCTTGGCGATACTTCTCAATTTAACAAAAAGAAAGTTTCTCCTAGTGTGAGTGGTGATAGCGCTGCTGCTAGCTTGGTTGTAGGCTCTTTATCTAATCTTTCAAATATGAAAGTCATAGTCGATCAACTTGCTCAAAAAGATGTTTATCAAAGCAATGGTTTTAAAGACAAAACCTCTACTGTCATGGGCAGTTTAGGTATAGAAGGTGATGAAAATGGCAAAGCTTCTTTTACTATCACCCAAGATGGAAAAGACTATAAAATAGAGATCGATAAAAGTACAACCGTAGCTCAACTTGCTGAAAAAATCAATTCCGCCACAGGTGGTAAAATAGAAGCTAAGCTAGTAAATACCGGAGATAGAGACAATCCTTATCGTTTAGTAGTGCAAAGCACTGAAACAGGAACTAAAAACAATATCTCTTTTTCAGGCGATGATAAACTTTTAGAAGCTATGGGTTGGGGGCTTGATAAGGATAGTATTAGTGCAGGTGGTTTATATGGTTTTAGACCAACAGATGCTGGAGATAAAGATAAAATAAGTGGAACATTTAGTGGAAAACTTGATGAAAAGCTACTTGGCGCAGGAGAAAAAACCTCTTTTACTTTTGTTATAAAAAATGGTGAAAGATATGATAGATTTACTATAGATATAAACGATCAAACAACCTATGAAAGTTTAGCAGAAGATTTAAAAAAACAAACTAACGGAAAAGTGGAATTAAACTTTGATGAGGGTAAAAATACTTTTACATTTAGAGCTACTAATGGTGGTGAATTAAGTCTTTTTGATGGTGGTTATGCAACTGATGCTGATGGTAATATAGACCAAGCAAATTATTCTAGAGATGATAAAGCTACTTCACTATTAAGTAGTAAATTTGGCATTACCTTAGATACAAGCACACCACAGGGCTACAATGTAGCTTCAAACAATGAAAATCATATCCAAAAAGGTATGGATGCTATCTTTAGTGTAGATGGTGTTAAGATGATTAGATCAACTAATACCATTACAGATATAGGACCTGAT
Protein-coding regions in this window:
- a CDS encoding polyprenyl synthetase family protein, which codes for MQKIDQYMHEFLSELNYKPILIMSSKLQGGKKLRSKLLLKIASENDISYKICAIIELIHAASLLHDDVIDEAKLRRGVKSINEQFGAKNAIMLGDILYSKAFYELSLIDLKLAKIISNAVVKLSVGELMDVNLSETFNTDKNAYLQMIYNKTAVLIEASARCGAILANLNEDDFAEYGKNLGLAFQIVDDILDIKGDEQTLGKPAMNDFKEGKTTLAYMYLYEKLNPQDQEILKSYYKKDLNIDELTWIKNKMQEHEIFNQIGQELNTYANNALKAIEKYNIKDLEDIIKSMIEREF
- the hemA gene encoding glutamyl-tRNA reductase — encoded protein: MHYYCISFTHKNTDIATREKLSFSNEDKKRELLRLIHTNNKILESLVLSTCNRVEIFLFIGEIESINEHILKTLSLLCGVDKENLSTKADFYEDSGAIHHLFSVASSLDSLVIGETQIAGQLKDAYKFALQEQRCGVHLTRAVHYAFKCAANIRNQTEISKNPISVASVAVAKAKELINLENKTAVVVGAGEMSELACKHLLNAKAKVLILNRDIHNAQKLCEDLGENANCESIANLKEALNKYEIFFSATNAPHAIITNDILEEKDYKRYFFDIAVPRDIDVKANEKNIVYAVDDLEEVVRKNLTLREHQAQIAYSIVGAMTNEFFQHLSKLATLPLVKQLRLQADEIAKEQLQKAIDKGYLKHSNHEEARKLIRQVMNAFLHHPSVNLKKLSGTMQNDSVVNAMRYVFDLKNESMEGLNFYKCEFNLENNHEI
- a CDS encoding proline--tRNA ligase, which translates into the protein MMKFSKFYAISTKENPKDATLPSHIFLVKGAFVEQIGSGLYNFLPLGKRVLDKIKNIIKEEMDKAGALEVNLSFNTPAELWKESGRFNVFGKELLRFKDRKENDFVLGPTHEEAIVALVRNKVNSYKQLPLHLYQIGLKFRDEARPRFGLLRCREFLMKDGYSFHSSEADLDKEFNLMHETYSKILTRLGLEFRAVEADSGAIGGSGSKEFMVLAKNGEDDILLCEHCDYAANIEAAKRAKKSCEDERPEADFATQFHTPNVKTIEELAEFFKINPYYTVKAIAKKAIYENEEKIVVFFIRGDDELQEVKALNAANALELVDVSEEELEKAGLVPGFIGFVGLNGVDFYIDRELENETNMIIGANKKDYHLVGINVVNLNKERFKDLAAVKEHDLCPKCQHKLKQSKGIEVGHIFKLGNKYSKAMNASYLDENGKAQFFTMGCYGMGVSRLVAVAIEASHDEKGCIWNKTLAPFVLDIIVSNIKDTKAMEFAEQIYTHFKDKEILFDDRNERFGVKINDFELMGFPYALVIGKGLESDEVELIHRNTLEKQVLKTQEVISHLEKIL
- a CDS encoding FxsA family protein; translation: MIAKTNLSAFLILELIASILFIVFFGFLNFFMIVFASMFLGAMFLAKTWTNLITMQNANTNLFGMIKLFSLTIVGILLLIPGILSTFLGILLLFFMMILKLFTKQKRKYHQTNNEEEIIDVEIIQEHKKCN
- the hemC gene encoding hydroxymethylbilane synthase, translating into MQLIIATRKSQLALWQSEYIKNKLLQTHSDLEISLEGFKTKGDVLLDSPLAKIGGKGLFTKELEESMLRGDSHLAVHSLKDVPSFFPDGLVLAAISKREVVNDAFLSEYYESLNALPKGAKVGTTSLRRRMQLLALRPDLNIISLRGNINSRLEKLKAKEFDAIILALAGIKRLDLDKEIKYIRAFELDEMIPAASQGALGIESIDDKQILKYLECLNDKNAFVETYIERDFIRTLEGGCQVPIGINAKIIDEKIEIRAIVGLPDASKILKEKRVIDKQNYSNAGELLAKEMIAKGAKEILKEAESMI
- a CDS encoding menaquinone biosynthesis decarboxylase; this encodes MQKFVELLEKNNLLKTIHEPVDVELEMAHLAYIEVKKEDSKALLFTNAVKNGKKYDYPVLLNTFCSKKALNLAFGKDYEDVAKEISSLLKMHIPQSFGAKLNFFKTLLDLKNIPPKRIKKDGEFNYKSLNSLYEIPILKTWEKDAAPFITMGQVYTQSIDEKQNNLGMYRLQVVDEKTLLMHWQIHKDASHFFHEYKKANQKMPVSIAIGGDPLYIWCAQAPLPKGIFELLLYGFIKKKPAILAKCKSNHLYVPYDSDFVIEGFVDPNEFAPEGPFGDHTGFYTPVELCPVLKVEKIFVKKNAIYQATVVGKPPLEDKYMGLGTERVFLPLLQTNAPDLIDYNMPENGVFHNLILAKIEAKYPAHAKQVMHTFWGVGQMSFVKHAIFVDENAPCLQDYDKLIPYILNRFDEEKLLISEGICDQLDHASSTYCYGGKAGLDACGDEKKVELEILSDETLFSLFKEKDQNILKLKQFYTQTFAPICVILIDKKEKIAQIFEKLQIYKKHFRILVFLDSDAILENPYMLIWRVVNNIDAKRDIFIKKDCVAIDATNKGSLEDYHKEWPLMTNCSKEVIDRLIAKKLLVNDEKFFKKFEIF
- a CDS encoding FlaG family protein, which gives rise to MDISNIQRDTNITHFNTKSVEKPSQENKQQVDLNDQDENLNEKLKNATEKLNRQMETLETNVRFAYNDKINEMYVNVTEKDTGRLIRKIPSEEVMKLIEHFKGVIGTIFDKES
- the fliD gene encoding flagellar filament capping protein FliD yields the protein MAVGSLGSLGIGSGVLTSDTLNKLKEAEMNAHLKLYNTQLETNTSRQKDLAELEAKLLAFQTAVNSLGDTSQFNKKKVSPSVSGDSAAASLVVGSLSNLSNMKVIVDQLAQKDVYQSNGFKDKTSTVMGSLGIEGDENGKASFTITQDGKDYKIEIDKSTTVAQLAEKINSATGGKIEAKLVNTGDRDNPYRLVVQSTETGTKNNISFSGDDKLLEAMGWGLDKDSISAGGLYGFRPTDAGDKDKISGTFSGKLDEKLLGAGEKTSFTFVIKNGERYDRFTIDINDQTTYESLAEDLKKQTNGKVELNFDEGKNTFTFRATNGGELSLFDGGYATDADGNIDQANYSRDDKATSLLSSKFGITLDTSTPQGYNVASNNENHIQKGMDAIFSVDGVKMIRSTNTITDIGPDITLELKQKGEISFNVTQDTEAIAQSLESLATAYNDLMINLNAATKYDPDAGTKGNFVGVSSIYNIKSQINNILLQTITVDGTITVGDSDTSDGVKVSSKVSLSLADYGLTLNDGVLTFDSGKFNAKFNEDPEMAEKFFVGHNGFEDIDLTGDRVSKLDSGDIEFKEGNFTITYNDETIDLSKTANGDPFKLTGADDIEKAKNLVDHINSFGLEGLEASFEIINQGNENQQIQFRIKGTSGSNLEIQGDKEFLKKFGLSPKTIYSVYKEETGTFGVLKNTMGEMMSSDGSFGGYKDSLTKESKNLNETIENTKKSIESRYDTMWSRWAAYDGIIAKLNNQASVITNMINAANNQNS